A stretch of Arachis hypogaea cultivar Tifrunner chromosome 15, arahy.Tifrunner.gnm2.J5K5, whole genome shotgun sequence DNA encodes these proteins:
- the LOC112749767 gene encoding uncharacterized protein isoform X1, with protein sequence MAEEEVVAPSASPLPSDCKRKFEDLDSEPTESNPKSNPDDNNADAAVSDEGDNKRPRLDDDLASANANGHQEEQSHKPAEETVERVDLESAVTEDGEPAEPKNDSETTANEQGSGEVAEPAESRDEPAEGQEVPAEDAHEKAEGPPKETEEPAKDSAEQDATAGDKEPDSVDNASENVEIPSDKQDASPGRNQLTSATETTTRRIDVPNNKVGVLIGKAGDTIKYLQYNSGAKIQITRDADADPQAATRSVELIGSSESIDKAEKLISAVIAEADAGGSPALVARGLSPAQATMGSEQIQLQVPNEKVGLIIGRGGETIKGLQTKSGARIQVLIPQHLPEGDDSKERTVQVTGDRRQIEIAQELIKEVMSQPVRASTGGYGQQGYRPPRGSGGHPQWGQRGSHFGHPTAYDYQHRGPYPSHNQSYPPAPYGNYPQHMAPRSGYGSGWEQRPHHGMQGPPPHNGGYEYYGGQGGHIDAPPSSQHPGSVPPHGAGPSPVPSMGPSPAQANYNYGQPQTHDYGHQPPYAQAGLPQQGYGQGYDDSKFENRAPSQHPYGGHMNTQPAYPQAGAQPSYGAPQQYGKPPLYGMPPQGQPPQSYGHPRAAQPGDMPYQGSTPAQSYGTNMPTQQPYPYASSGPTQASYPSYGSAPAADNYSHPPPASGPVYAPPTVQPGYGQPVSQPAASYAQVAPSGYGSYPSAQQAYPDQQAPNNNAGYGYQAPQDPAYASGTATTYSAAPSGQPGYVQPAPTQIGYEQSNPQSAGYAAVQASAPSAYGKTLSPQPTYQYDSTQVYGAPR encoded by the exons ATGGCGGAGGAAGAAGTTGTTGCACCTTCTGCCAGCCCTCTTCCCTCCGATTGCAAACGCAAGTTCGAAGATCTCGATTCTGAGCCTACCGAATCTAATCCCAAATCCAACCCTGACGATAACAACGCCGATGCCGCGGTTTCCGACGAAGGCGACAACAAGCGCCCTCGCCTTGACGACGACCTAG CTAGTGCAAATGCAAATGGGCATCAGGAGGAGCAGTCTCACAAGCCTGCCGAAGAAACAGTGGAAAGAGTTGATTTAGAGAGTGCTGTTACAGAGGATGGTGAACCTGCTGAGCCCAAGAATGATTCAGAGACGACTGCAAATGAACAAGGTTCTGGTGAAGTTGCCGAGCCAGCTGAGTCCCGGGATGAGCCAGCTGAGGGCCAGGAGGTGCCTGCTGAGGATGCACATGAAAAGGCAGAGGGACCTCCTAAAGAAACTGAAGAACCGGCTAAGGACTCAGCCGAGCAAGACGCTACCGCTGGGGATAAGGAACCGGATTCAGTTGACAATGCTTCAGAGAATGTGGAGATTCCCTCTGATAAG CAAGATGCTTCTCCTGGTCGAAATCAACTTACATCTGCCACTGAGACCACAACCCGGAGAATTGATGTTCCTAACAATAAG GTTGGCGTACTTATTGGAAAGGCTGGAGATACAATAAAATACCTGCAATATAATTCTGGTGCCAAGATTCAGATCACTAGGGATGCTGATGCAGACCCTCAAGCTGCAACAAGGTCTGTGGAACTGATAGGAAGTTCGGAAAGTATAGATAAAGCAGAAAAGCTGATAAGTGCTGTGATTGCGGAG GCAGATGCTGGGGGGTCTCCTGCTCTTGTAGCTCGTGGCCTTTCTCCTGCTCAAGCTACTATGGGGTCTGAACAAATTCAGTTACAAGTTCCAAATGAAAAG GTGGGTTTAATCATAGGGAGAGGTGGGGAAACAATTAAAGGTCTGCAAACGAAATCTGGGGCACGCATCCAGGTA TTGATACCTCAACATCTTCCAGAAGGAGATGATTCTAAAGAAAGGACTGTCCAAGTCACTGGGGATAGGAGACAAATTGAAATTGCTCAAGAATTGATAAAAGAAGTCATGAGTCAG CCTGTCAGGGCATCAACTGGTGGTTATGGGCAGCAGGGCTATCGTCCACCCCGTGGATCTGGTGGCCATCCCCAGTGGGGGCAACGAGGTTCTCATTTTGGCCACCCAACAGCATATGATTATCAGCATCGTGGTCCATATCCTTCTCATAATCAATCTTATCCTCCTGCACCGTATGGAAATTATCCTCAACATATGGCCCCTAGGAGTGGCTATGGTTCTGGTTGGGAGCAAAGGCCTCACCATGGCATGCAGGGGCCACCCCCACACAACGGTGGTTACGAGTATTATGGAGGGCAAGGGGGTCATATTGATGCTCCTCCATCCTCCCAGCACCCTGGTTCTGTCCCTCCGCATGGTGCTGGTCCTTCCCCTGTACCTTCTATGGGCCCATCCCCAGCACAAGCAAATTATAATTATGGACAGCCGCAAACCCATGATTATGGTCATCAGCCACCTTATGCACAGGCAGGGCTTCCTCAACAAGGTTATGGACAAGGATATGATGATTCCAAGTTTGAAAATCGTGCTCCTTCCCAGCATCCCTATGGAGGACACATGAACACTCAACCAGCCTACCCTCAGGCTGGGGCCCAACCTAGTTATGGTGCACCGCAGCAGTATGGCAAGCCACCATTATATGGCATGCCACCACAGGGGCAGCCTCCTCAATCTTATGGTCATCCTAGAGCTGCTCAACCAGGGGATATGCCATATCAGGGCTCTACTCCTGCCCAATCATAtggcacaaatatgcccacgcAACAGCCATACCCGTATGCATCCTCTGGGCCAACTCAAGCATCATATCCTTCTTATGGGTCTGCTCCAGCTGCAGATAACTATAGCCACCCACCGCCTGCATCTGGTCCAGTTTATGCTCCACCCACTGTACAACCTGGTTACGGTCAGCCGGTTTCCCAGCCAGCTGCAAGTTATGCGCAAGTTGCTCCTAGTGGTTATGGGTCGTACCCTTCTGCACAGCAAGCTTACCCCGACCAGCAGGCTCCTAACAACAATGCAGGTTATGGCTACCAAGCACCCCAAGATCCTGCTTATGCCAGTGGCACTGCAACCACATATAGTGCAGCACCAAGTGGTCAGCCAGGTTATGTTCAACCTGCACCAACTCAGATTGGCTATGAGCAGTCTAATCCTCAGTCTGCTGGTTATGCGGCTGTACAAGCGAGTGCTCCCTCTGCATATGGCAAGACATTGTCCCCTCAGCCTACTTATCAGTATGACTCCACCCAAGTGTATGGTGCACCGCGATGA
- the LOC112749767 gene encoding uncharacterized protein isoform X2 — translation MAEEEVVAPSASPLPSDCKRKFEDLDSEPTESNPKSNPDDNNADAAVSDEGDNKRPRLDDDLASANANGHQEEQSHKPAEETVERVDLESAVTEDGEPAEPKNDSETTANEQGSGEVAEPAESRDEPAEGQEVPAEDAHEKAEGPPKETEEPAKDSAEQDATAGDKEPDSVDNASENVEIPSDKQDASPGRNQLTSATETTTRRIDVPNNKVGVLIGKAGDTIKYLQYNSGAKIQITRDADADPQAATRSVELIGSSESIDKAEKLISAVIAEADAGGSPALVARGLSPAQATMGSEQIQLQVPNEKVGLIIGRGGETIKGLQTKSGARIQLIPQHLPEGDDSKERTVQVTGDRRQIEIAQELIKEVMSQPVRASTGGYGQQGYRPPRGSGGHPQWGQRGSHFGHPTAYDYQHRGPYPSHNQSYPPAPYGNYPQHMAPRSGYGSGWEQRPHHGMQGPPPHNGGYEYYGGQGGHIDAPPSSQHPGSVPPHGAGPSPVPSMGPSPAQANYNYGQPQTHDYGHQPPYAQAGLPQQGYGQGYDDSKFENRAPSQHPYGGHMNTQPAYPQAGAQPSYGAPQQYGKPPLYGMPPQGQPPQSYGHPRAAQPGDMPYQGSTPAQSYGTNMPTQQPYPYASSGPTQASYPSYGSAPAADNYSHPPPASGPVYAPPTVQPGYGQPVSQPAASYAQVAPSGYGSYPSAQQAYPDQQAPNNNAGYGYQAPQDPAYASGTATTYSAAPSGQPGYVQPAPTQIGYEQSNPQSAGYAAVQASAPSAYGKTLSPQPTYQYDSTQVYGAPR, via the exons ATGGCGGAGGAAGAAGTTGTTGCACCTTCTGCCAGCCCTCTTCCCTCCGATTGCAAACGCAAGTTCGAAGATCTCGATTCTGAGCCTACCGAATCTAATCCCAAATCCAACCCTGACGATAACAACGCCGATGCCGCGGTTTCCGACGAAGGCGACAACAAGCGCCCTCGCCTTGACGACGACCTAG CTAGTGCAAATGCAAATGGGCATCAGGAGGAGCAGTCTCACAAGCCTGCCGAAGAAACAGTGGAAAGAGTTGATTTAGAGAGTGCTGTTACAGAGGATGGTGAACCTGCTGAGCCCAAGAATGATTCAGAGACGACTGCAAATGAACAAGGTTCTGGTGAAGTTGCCGAGCCAGCTGAGTCCCGGGATGAGCCAGCTGAGGGCCAGGAGGTGCCTGCTGAGGATGCACATGAAAAGGCAGAGGGACCTCCTAAAGAAACTGAAGAACCGGCTAAGGACTCAGCCGAGCAAGACGCTACCGCTGGGGATAAGGAACCGGATTCAGTTGACAATGCTTCAGAGAATGTGGAGATTCCCTCTGATAAG CAAGATGCTTCTCCTGGTCGAAATCAACTTACATCTGCCACTGAGACCACAACCCGGAGAATTGATGTTCCTAACAATAAG GTTGGCGTACTTATTGGAAAGGCTGGAGATACAATAAAATACCTGCAATATAATTCTGGTGCCAAGATTCAGATCACTAGGGATGCTGATGCAGACCCTCAAGCTGCAACAAGGTCTGTGGAACTGATAGGAAGTTCGGAAAGTATAGATAAAGCAGAAAAGCTGATAAGTGCTGTGATTGCGGAG GCAGATGCTGGGGGGTCTCCTGCTCTTGTAGCTCGTGGCCTTTCTCCTGCTCAAGCTACTATGGGGTCTGAACAAATTCAGTTACAAGTTCCAAATGAAAAG GTGGGTTTAATCATAGGGAGAGGTGGGGAAACAATTAAAGGTCTGCAAACGAAATCTGGGGCACGCATCCAG TTGATACCTCAACATCTTCCAGAAGGAGATGATTCTAAAGAAAGGACTGTCCAAGTCACTGGGGATAGGAGACAAATTGAAATTGCTCAAGAATTGATAAAAGAAGTCATGAGTCAG CCTGTCAGGGCATCAACTGGTGGTTATGGGCAGCAGGGCTATCGTCCACCCCGTGGATCTGGTGGCCATCCCCAGTGGGGGCAACGAGGTTCTCATTTTGGCCACCCAACAGCATATGATTATCAGCATCGTGGTCCATATCCTTCTCATAATCAATCTTATCCTCCTGCACCGTATGGAAATTATCCTCAACATATGGCCCCTAGGAGTGGCTATGGTTCTGGTTGGGAGCAAAGGCCTCACCATGGCATGCAGGGGCCACCCCCACACAACGGTGGTTACGAGTATTATGGAGGGCAAGGGGGTCATATTGATGCTCCTCCATCCTCCCAGCACCCTGGTTCTGTCCCTCCGCATGGTGCTGGTCCTTCCCCTGTACCTTCTATGGGCCCATCCCCAGCACAAGCAAATTATAATTATGGACAGCCGCAAACCCATGATTATGGTCATCAGCCACCTTATGCACAGGCAGGGCTTCCTCAACAAGGTTATGGACAAGGATATGATGATTCCAAGTTTGAAAATCGTGCTCCTTCCCAGCATCCCTATGGAGGACACATGAACACTCAACCAGCCTACCCTCAGGCTGGGGCCCAACCTAGTTATGGTGCACCGCAGCAGTATGGCAAGCCACCATTATATGGCATGCCACCACAGGGGCAGCCTCCTCAATCTTATGGTCATCCTAGAGCTGCTCAACCAGGGGATATGCCATATCAGGGCTCTACTCCTGCCCAATCATAtggcacaaatatgcccacgcAACAGCCATACCCGTATGCATCCTCTGGGCCAACTCAAGCATCATATCCTTCTTATGGGTCTGCTCCAGCTGCAGATAACTATAGCCACCCACCGCCTGCATCTGGTCCAGTTTATGCTCCACCCACTGTACAACCTGGTTACGGTCAGCCGGTTTCCCAGCCAGCTGCAAGTTATGCGCAAGTTGCTCCTAGTGGTTATGGGTCGTACCCTTCTGCACAGCAAGCTTACCCCGACCAGCAGGCTCCTAACAACAATGCAGGTTATGGCTACCAAGCACCCCAAGATCCTGCTTATGCCAGTGGCACTGCAACCACATATAGTGCAGCACCAAGTGGTCAGCCAGGTTATGTTCAACCTGCACCAACTCAGATTGGCTATGAGCAGTCTAATCCTCAGTCTGCTGGTTATGCGGCTGTACAAGCGAGTGCTCCCTCTGCATATGGCAAGACATTGTCCCCTCAGCCTACTTATCAGTATGACTCCACCCAAGTGTATGGTGCACCGCGATGA
- the LOC112748021 gene encoding uncharacterized protein: MKKAYSKWNVELTKSKAARVKQFALDELQETYIEQYRRLYDYCHELLRSNPGSTVKLQVERPPEFSSERPKPGVDLRPKFQRLYVCLDACKKSFMVCRPIICLDGCFIKTPYGGQLLTAIGWDPNDQMLPIAYAVVEAETKDTWTWFLTNLCDDFGYDKIRSCTFMSDQQKGLVPTFDELILGVNHRFCVRHLYSNFRKRFPGLQLKLMMWNAAKATYLQEWERRMAEIQSVDNGAYNHLMEIPTKYWCRHKFGTWSKCDTLVNNMCEVFNFVIVDARGKPIVSMLEDIRVYIMRRWADNRDRIIECPREVLPRIRIKVEKQVDASGKWVSTYTGCDKYEVTSIQGGKEKFVVDLKNHECSCRKFQLSGIPCAHAMTCIRKMCFNVDNFVANCYKKGTYIDCYQHVVYPLNGPNLWEKTPFDDVLPPIYRKPIGRPKLKRNKAADENPTRGGVSREGQNQKCSYYFARGHNKWTYLKKRKVAATASANKVVGSTRRASRIISSTSTISSTISSQGSKQSQAASMKTTVTRPKRKSSVTDTIIVEQTVFLLFCYFTSNLLCLYPMTALWLIIK, translated from the exons ATGAAGAAAGCATACAGCAAGTGGAATGTAGAGCTGACTAAGTCTAAAGCTGCCCGGGTTAAACAGTTTGCTCTTGATGAGTTACAAGAAACGTACATAGAGCAGTATCGGAGGCTCTATGACTACTGTCATGAATTGCTGAGGTCTAACCCGGGTTCTACAGTGAAGTTGCAAGTGGAGAGACCACCAGAGTTTTCTTCTGAGAGACCAAAACCTGGTGTGGATTTAAGGCCAAAGTTTCAAAGACTCTATGTGTGCCTTGATGCATGTAAGAAGAGCTTCATGGTTTGCCGTCCAATAATTTGCCTTGACGGGTGCTTCATCAAGACACCATATGGAGGTCAGCTTCTCACCGCTATTGGCTGGGACCCGAACGACCAGATGTTGCCAATAGCCTATGCAGTGGTTGAAGCAGAGACGAAGGACACATGGACCTGGTTCCTTACCAATCTGTGTGATGACTTTGGCTATGACAAGATAAGGAGCTGCACCTTCATGTCTGACCAACAGAAG GGCTTAGTTCCAACCTTCGATGAGCTCATTCTCGGAGTGAATCATAGATTCTGTGTTAGACATCTTTACAGCAATTTCAGGAAGAGATTCCCAGGGCTGCAACTAAAACTGATGATGTGGAATGCTGCAAAGGCTACTTATTTACAAGAGTGGGAGAGGAGAATGGCTGAAATACAAAGTGTTGATAATGGAGCCTACAACCACCTGATGGAGATACCAACGAAATATTGGTGCCGGCACAAGTTTGGGACTTGGTCTAAGTGTGATACGTTGGTAAACAATATGTGTGAGGTATTTAACTTTGTGATTGTGGATGCAAGAGGGAAACCAATAGTCAGCATGCTTGAAGACATCAGAGTATACATAATGAGGCGTTGGGCTGATAATAGGGATCGGATAATTGAATGCCCAAGAGAGGTATTGCCCCGTATCAGGATTAAGGTTGAAAAACAAGTTGATGCAAGTGGTAAGTGGGTGAGCACTTATACTGGTTGTGACAAATATGAGGTAACAAGTATCCAGGGAGGCAAAGAGAAGTTCGTTGTTGATTTGAAGAATCATGAGTGTTCGTGCAGGAAGTTTCAACTATCCGGAATCCCCTGTGCTCATGCAATGACCTGCATCAGGAAGATGTGCTTCAACGTGGACAACTTTGTTGCAAACTGTTACAAGAAAGGAACCTACATTGACTGCTACCAACATGTGGTATATCCCTTGAATGGGCCCAACCTGTGGGAGAAGACACCATTTGATGACGTTTTGCCACCAATATACAGGAAACCCATTGGAAGGCCTAAACTGAAACGTAATAAAGCTGCAGATGAGAACCCAACTAGGGGAGGAGTGTCTCGCGAAGGGCAGAATCAGAAGTGCTCCTATTATTTTGCTAGAGGTCACAACAAATGGACCTATCTAAAGAAGCGCAAAGTAGCTGCAACTGCATCG GCAAATAAAGTAGTTGGATCCACAAGAAGAGCTTCCAGAATCATCTCTAGCACTAGCACTATCTCAAGCACTATCTCCAGCCAGGGTTCTAAGCAATCCCAAGCTGCTTCAATGAAGACCACAGTCACAAGGCCAAAGAGAAAATCATCTGTCACTGAT ACCATTATTGTGGAGCAAACTGTGTTCCTCTTGTTTTGTTATTTTACTTCCAATCTTTTGTGCTTGTATCCAATGACAGCTTTGTGGTTAATCATTAAGTAA